From the Flavimarina sp. Hel_I_48 genome, one window contains:
- a CDS encoding CusA/CzcA family heavy metal efflux RND transporter has protein sequence MLDKIIQFSINNKLVVGILTLFLIGWGTYSLTKLPISAVPDITDNQVMVITVSPTLAAQEVEQLVTFPVEQTMVSIPEIKDMRSFSRFGLSIVTIVFEEDTDLYWARQQVQERLSSAADEIPEGVGKPEMAPVTTGLGEIYQYVVHPEEGYEDQYDVTELRTIQDWIIKRQLLGTKGVAEVSGFGGFVKQYEIAIDPNKLQSMDITIEDIFTALEMNNQNTGGAYIDKGPNAYFIRSEGLVNNLDEINKIVVRESNGTPILIRDVANVQFGHGIRYGAATRNGEGEVVTGIVMMLKGANSSAVINRVKDKVEQIKETLPEGVTIEPYLDRKKLVDRAIGTVTTNLVEGALIVIFVLILFLGNLRGGLVVASVIPLSMLFAIAMMNLFGVAGNLMSLGAIDFGLIVDGAVIIVESVMFGIHSGKKKYAGVEKLSSGQMDIEVKSSAGKMMNSAAFGQIIILIVYLPILALSGVAGKMFHPMAQAVMFAILGALILSLTYVPMMSALALGRKTAHKRNFSDKMMDFFQRMYSPIIEAALRAKLWVLGLAIGLFVITLVVFANMGGEFIPQLDEGDFAVETRVPVGSSIQQMVDVSQKAQTILLNEYPEEVDQVVNKIGSGEIPTDPMPIEAGDMMIILSPEGNDIEREELIAEMQKSLSVIPNATFSFQQPIQMRFNELLTGAKQDVVLKIYGEDLSTLSDLANEVGQKIKSVEGVNDLYVEEITGLPQIKIELNRDKIAQYGLNVAYINNAIETGFAGKAAGMVFEGERRFDLVVRLQEESRGDITDVENLYIGTPEGQQVPLSEVAKVSFEPGPVQIQRDNAKRRVMVGFNVRDRDVQSIIEDIKQIMAAKVDMPPGYYVTYGGQFQNLKEANQRLMIALPVALLLILILLYFAFGSLKQGLLIFTAIPLSAIGGVFALLIRDLPFSISAGVGFIALFGVAVLNGIVLIAEFNRLKEEGVTDIYERVRKGTSVRLRPVLMTATVAALGFLPMALSTSSGAEVQRPLATVVIGGLITATALTLIVLPILYIYFTDRKARSNFGKKKIATTLIVIGGLFFPAMQLQAQEMNQVQERELTLEQAIEIALQNNNRIKIAQYEIEVQETGKYGAITIPKTEFSYSGGEFNTPTIKDNSYGVIQRINFPTVYTSQFKLAKARVNSSEQLKAIAENKLIADVKSAYLRYMFLVENKHLLQRQDSLYSNLDRSSSMRYKTGESTKLESVTSATQSMQIKNKLQQNEADLRIAKKRLQVVLNTNDDIGVSDAELVAREIDLDIEKQSVEQSPLYVYLKRQLEVRKRETNVERNKVLPDIMFGYNSQTFNGVQNSGIANQNFSKDDRFSFFQVGIAIPIFPGGHRSKINAAKIEEDIAQSQIELNQTQLEGELQNLLQEYYKLQGTLNYYQNEALPQAELIIDNSEKSFKSGNVSYAQYLQNLTLANSIQTEYLNTLYQYNQSIIVIEALLGL, from the coding sequence ATGTTAGATAAAATCATTCAATTTTCGATCAACAACAAGCTTGTTGTCGGAATATTAACCCTGTTCCTTATTGGCTGGGGAACCTATTCGCTTACCAAACTGCCCATAAGCGCCGTACCGGATATTACGGATAATCAGGTAATGGTCATAACCGTTTCCCCTACGCTTGCCGCGCAAGAGGTCGAACAGCTTGTTACATTTCCGGTCGAACAGACAATGGTAAGCATCCCTGAAATAAAGGATATGCGGTCATTTTCCCGTTTTGGTCTTTCTATTGTAACCATCGTTTTTGAGGAAGATACCGATCTTTACTGGGCACGGCAGCAAGTTCAGGAACGCCTATCATCCGCAGCAGATGAAATTCCGGAGGGAGTGGGGAAACCTGAAATGGCACCGGTTACAACAGGTCTTGGAGAAATATATCAATATGTGGTGCATCCCGAGGAAGGTTATGAGGATCAATACGATGTTACCGAGCTGCGAACGATACAGGATTGGATCATTAAACGGCAGTTATTGGGAACGAAAGGAGTTGCCGAAGTGAGCGGTTTTGGTGGCTTTGTAAAGCAATATGAAATTGCCATAGACCCCAATAAGCTTCAAAGTATGGATATAACCATTGAAGATATTTTCACGGCTCTTGAAATGAACAATCAGAATACGGGCGGGGCTTACATTGATAAGGGCCCCAATGCATACTTTATTAGAAGTGAAGGCTTGGTCAACAATCTGGATGAAATAAACAAGATCGTTGTCAGGGAAAGTAACGGAACCCCCATACTGATAAGGGATGTCGCCAATGTACAGTTTGGCCACGGGATTCGTTATGGCGCCGCAACCCGAAACGGGGAAGGTGAAGTAGTCACGGGAATTGTAATGATGCTAAAGGGGGCTAATTCTTCGGCGGTCATAAACAGGGTGAAAGATAAAGTTGAACAAATAAAGGAAACCCTGCCCGAAGGGGTGACCATTGAGCCTTATTTGGATCGAAAAAAACTGGTAGACCGTGCAATCGGCACCGTTACTACAAATCTTGTAGAAGGTGCATTGATCGTTATTTTTGTTTTGATACTCTTCTTGGGTAACCTACGTGGTGGCTTGGTGGTAGCATCGGTGATACCGCTCTCAATGTTATTTGCCATTGCAATGATGAACCTCTTCGGGGTCGCGGGTAACTTGATGAGCTTGGGGGCGATAGATTTTGGCCTTATTGTAGATGGGGCGGTGATCATTGTTGAATCTGTAATGTTCGGTATTCATAGCGGTAAAAAGAAGTATGCCGGGGTTGAAAAGTTGTCTTCTGGACAAATGGATATTGAAGTAAAAAGCTCAGCGGGTAAAATGATGAATTCCGCTGCCTTTGGACAAATCATCATACTGATCGTGTACCTGCCTATTTTGGCTTTGAGCGGGGTCGCGGGAAAAATGTTCCACCCAATGGCACAAGCGGTGATGTTCGCTATTCTGGGGGCTTTGATATTGTCGCTTACATACGTCCCGATGATGTCTGCCCTTGCGCTAGGTCGTAAGACAGCACATAAAAGGAATTTTTCCGATAAAATGATGGATTTCTTCCAGCGTATGTATAGTCCCATTATAGAAGCCGCCCTTCGTGCGAAACTTTGGGTACTTGGATTGGCAATAGGCTTATTTGTTATTACGCTGGTCGTGTTTGCCAATATGGGTGGCGAGTTTATCCCCCAATTGGACGAAGGAGATTTTGCCGTGGAAACAAGGGTTCCTGTGGGGAGTTCCATTCAGCAGATGGTCGATGTCTCTCAAAAAGCACAGACCATATTATTGAATGAATATCCAGAAGAAGTGGATCAGGTCGTCAACAAAATCGGTTCTGGGGAAATCCCAACAGACCCAATGCCCATTGAAGCCGGTGATATGATGATAATTCTTTCACCAGAAGGAAACGACATAGAACGGGAGGAGTTAATTGCGGAAATGCAGAAATCCCTATCGGTAATCCCCAATGCCACCTTTAGCTTTCAGCAGCCCATACAGATGCGTTTCAATGAATTATTGACCGGCGCAAAACAAGATGTGGTACTGAAGATTTATGGGGAAGATTTGTCCACGCTGTCAGATTTGGCTAATGAAGTAGGACAGAAAATAAAATCTGTAGAAGGGGTCAACGATTTATATGTGGAAGAGATTACAGGGTTACCTCAAATAAAGATTGAATTAAACCGTGATAAAATTGCGCAATATGGATTGAATGTAGCATATATAAATAACGCCATTGAAACCGGTTTCGCCGGAAAGGCAGCGGGAATGGTATTTGAAGGTGAAAGGCGTTTCGACCTCGTAGTACGCCTGCAAGAAGAAAGCCGTGGCGATATAACGGATGTTGAAAATCTATACATAGGTACTCCTGAAGGCCAACAAGTCCCACTTAGTGAGGTTGCCAAGGTTTCCTTTGAGCCCGGCCCCGTCCAAATACAACGGGATAATGCAAAACGTCGGGTTATGGTTGGCTTTAATGTACGTGACAGGGATGTTCAAAGTATTATTGAGGATATCAAGCAGATTATGGCTGCAAAGGTTGATATGCCCCCAGGTTATTATGTAACCTATGGCGGACAATTTCAGAATCTGAAAGAGGCCAATCAACGCTTAATGATCGCCCTACCAGTAGCCTTATTGCTTATTTTAATACTGCTTTATTTCGCTTTTGGTTCCCTAAAACAAGGTTTGCTCATTTTCACGGCTATACCTTTATCTGCCATTGGAGGTGTTTTTGCACTTTTAATACGAGATCTACCTTTCAGTATTTCAGCTGGGGTTGGTTTTATTGCGTTGTTTGGGGTGGCTGTTTTGAACGGAATTGTACTTATCGCAGAATTCAACAGGCTCAAAGAAGAAGGGGTCACAGATATTTATGAACGTGTTCGTAAAGGAACAAGTGTGAGACTGAGACCGGTATTAATGACCGCTACCGTTGCCGCATTAGGGTTTTTGCCAATGGCCTTGTCAACATCATCAGGGGCGGAGGTACAGCGACCATTAGCTACTGTTGTAATAGGCGGTTTAATTACGGCTACGGCATTAACCCTTATTGTCCTACCAATTTTGTATATCTATTTTACTGACAGAAAAGCTAGGTCCAATTTCGGGAAAAAGAAAATAGCCACCACTTTAATCGTGATCGGTGGACTGTTCTTTCCGGCGATGCAACTTCAAGCACAAGAAATGAATCAAGTGCAGGAGCGTGAACTTACCTTAGAACAGGCTATTGAAATTGCACTACAGAACAATAACCGAATCAAGATCGCGCAATATGAAATTGAGGTTCAGGAAACAGGAAAGTACGGTGCGATAACCATTCCCAAAACAGAATTTTCCTATTCAGGCGGTGAATTTAATACACCCACAATAAAGGATAATTCATATGGAGTTATCCAGCGGATCAATTTTCCTACAGTTTACACCAGTCAGTTCAAGTTGGCAAAAGCTAGGGTCAATAGCAGTGAGCAACTTAAAGCTATAGCCGAAAACAAACTGATTGCAGACGTAAAATCCGCTTATTTGAGGTATATGTTTTTAGTGGAAAATAAACATCTGTTGCAGCGTCAAGATAGCCTGTACAGCAATCTGGACAGATCAAGCTCAATGCGTTATAAAACTGGTGAATCTACAAAACTGGAAAGTGTGACCTCGGCAACACAATCGATGCAGATAAAAAACAAGCTTCAACAGAACGAGGCCGATTTGAGAATTGCCAAAAAACGTTTACAGGTAGTATTGAATACTAATGATGATATTGGTGTTTCAGATGCTGAGCTGGTTGCTCGGGAGATAGATTTGGATATCGAAAAACAATCTGTGGAGCAAAGCCCTTTGTACGTTTATTTAAAACGACAATTAGAGGTTAGGAAACGGGAGACCAACGTGGAAAGGAACAAAGTATTACCGGATATTATGTTTGGTTATAACAGCCAAACCTTCAATGGTGTTCAAAATAGCGGAATAGCAAACCAAAATTTCAGCAAGGATGATCGGTTCTCGTTTTTTCAGGTAGGTATAGCTATCCCTATTTTTCCTGGGGGCCATCGTTCTAAGATAAATGCTGCAAAAATTGAAGAGGATATCGCCCAATCTCAAATTGAGCTGAACCAGACCCAATTGGAAGGGGAGTTACAAAACTTGTTGCAGGAATATTATAAACTTCAGGGTACTTTAAATTACTATCAAAATGAAGCACTGCCACAAGCGGAACTCATTATTGACAATTCTGAAAAGAGCTTTAAAAGCGGGAATGTTTCTTATGCCCAATACCTGCAAAACCTCACTTTGGCGAATAGTATTCAGACAGAATATTTAAATACACTTTATCAATATAACCAGTCCATCATAGTAATCGAAGCCTTATTGGGCTTGTAA
- a CDS encoding efflux RND transporter periplasmic adaptor subunit, which translates to MNKNLIYIGIAVLVGLLAGWLIFGTSVDKSMAVKDVSTMSDNHEHSAETAEGMWTCSMHPQIMQPEPGDCPICGMDLIPAESSADGLAADQFKMTKNAMALANIQTSIVGDAEGKNGNIISLTGKIVENEEANSVQASYFDGRIERLNVSYEGQEVRKGQLLATIYAPNLVAAQQELITTASLKESQPELYKSVRNKLKLWKLSENQINSIEESGKVRENFPIYATVSGTVSEKMAEEGDYVKQGQPILKLSNLNSVWAEFDAYENQISIFKKGQKIKMTTNAYPNKEFDATISFIDPVLNTQTRVVTVRATIQNNNNLLKPGMFVAGNIEGVSASKKQQLVVPASAVMWTGERSVVYVKTNPDEPVFEMREVIIGNRNGETYTITDGLENGDEIVTNGTFTVDAAAQLRGKKSMMNQDNVEDETTIPEMKMELSQEAQTAIEKSLKPYLNMKDAFVAGNVADVSASAKTTLEKLQSVAESDLGKMEQSHISKIKRMLVAINETDNIKNQRDHFVVLNQNMVPLVMNIKNIDPQILIQKCPMANNSKGAFWLSTNKEIRNPYYGEQMMTCGSTIDSL; encoded by the coding sequence ATGAATAAGAACCTAATATATATAGGCATTGCAGTACTCGTAGGACTGCTTGCGGGTTGGCTCATTTTTGGTACATCGGTAGATAAATCAATGGCGGTTAAGGACGTGTCAACTATGTCAGATAATCACGAACATTCCGCTGAAACCGCAGAAGGAATGTGGACGTGTTCTATGCACCCCCAGATTATGCAGCCCGAACCCGGTGACTGCCCCATTTGTGGGATGGATTTGATTCCGGCAGAATCGAGTGCAGATGGACTCGCGGCCGACCAGTTTAAAATGACAAAAAATGCAATGGCCCTGGCAAATATTCAAACCAGTATAGTTGGGGATGCAGAAGGAAAAAACGGGAATATTATTTCGCTTACCGGAAAAATTGTAGAAAATGAGGAAGCAAATTCTGTTCAAGCAAGCTACTTCGACGGAAGGATAGAACGCCTCAATGTAAGTTATGAAGGACAGGAAGTCCGGAAGGGACAGCTCTTGGCAACCATATATGCGCCCAATCTTGTCGCAGCACAACAGGAGCTTATTACAACGGCATCGCTTAAAGAAAGCCAACCAGAACTTTACAAATCGGTCCGAAACAAATTAAAGCTTTGGAAACTCTCGGAAAACCAAATCAACAGTATTGAAGAATCAGGGAAAGTACGTGAGAATTTCCCGATTTATGCCACGGTTTCTGGAACAGTTTCCGAGAAAATGGCGGAAGAAGGCGATTACGTAAAACAGGGGCAGCCTATTTTGAAATTAAGCAACCTAAACTCGGTTTGGGCAGAGTTTGATGCTTATGAAAACCAAATTTCCATATTTAAAAAAGGACAGAAAATAAAAATGACCACCAATGCCTATCCCAATAAGGAATTTGATGCTACCATCTCTTTTATTGACCCGGTATTAAACACCCAAACCAGAGTGGTAACGGTACGGGCTACCATACAAAATAATAACAACCTTTTAAAACCGGGAATGTTTGTTGCTGGAAACATAGAGGGTGTTAGTGCTTCCAAGAAACAGCAACTTGTTGTTCCAGCATCTGCGGTAATGTGGACAGGAGAACGTTCGGTGGTTTACGTAAAAACCAATCCTGACGAACCTGTTTTTGAAATGCGGGAAGTAATCATAGGCAATAGAAATGGTGAAACCTATACCATAACAGATGGTCTTGAAAATGGTGATGAAATCGTAACCAATGGTACATTTACGGTAGATGCAGCTGCGCAGTTACGCGGTAAAAAATCGATGATGAACCAAGACAATGTTGAGGATGAAACCACGATACCAGAAATGAAGATGGAACTATCTCAAGAAGCGCAAACGGCGATTGAGAAAAGCTTAAAACCCTATCTAAATATGAAAGATGCATTTGTTGCTGGAAATGTCGCTGATGTTTCTGCTTCCGCCAAAACTACATTAGAAAAACTACAATCGGTCGCGGAAAGTGATTTGGGTAAAATGGAACAATCCCACATTTCCAAAATCAAGCGAATGTTGGTTGCTATCAATGAAACGGATAATATCAAAAATCAAAGGGATCATTTTGTTGTATTGAATCAAAATATGGTGCCCCTTGTAATGAATATTAAGAATATCGACCCTCAAATATTGATTCAGAAATGTCCGATGGCCAATAATAGCAAAGGTGCGTTTTGGCTAAGTACCAATAAAGAAATCCGCAATCCATATTATGGAGAGCAGATGATGACCTGTGGGAGTACAATTGATTCTTTGTAA
- a CDS encoding DUF305 domain-containing protein, which yields MNSTEKNNIGTKKSNYGKFIVMLVLSFIAMYITMYLNTYEWNHVYFSLTRFYMACLGISAMAVIMLSLMLQMYKNRKKNIAIYLGSLVLFIGALSLVRTQKPIGDVLYMKAMIPHHSIAILTSKRAAIKDPKVRKLADEIIKAQEKEIAEMKAYIERLENNE from the coding sequence ATGAATTCAACTGAAAAAAATAACATCGGAACGAAGAAAAGCAACTATGGCAAATTTATAGTGATGCTGGTTCTTTCATTTATAGCAATGTACATTACAATGTATTTGAACACCTATGAATGGAACCACGTCTATTTCAGCCTTACACGGTTTTATATGGCTTGTCTGGGGATTTCGGCAATGGCGGTAATTATGCTTTCCTTGATGCTCCAAATGTATAAAAACAGAAAAAAGAATATCGCAATTTATCTCGGTAGCCTAGTACTTTTTATTGGTGCTCTGTCTTTGGTACGCACTCAAAAACCGATTGGAGATGTGCTTTATATGAAAGCTATGATTCCCCATCATTCCATAGCCATTCTTACCAGTAAAAGAGCCGCGATCAAAGATCCTAAAGTACGGAAATTAGCAGATGAGATTATTAAGGCACAGGAAAAGGAAATCGCCGAAATGAAAGCATATATCGAGCGATTGGAAAATAACGAATAA
- a CDS encoding heavy metal translocating P-type ATPase has protein sequence MKHTYQIEGMTCKGCMRNVKSALCDVPDVIDVDIDLDASTATIEMQNHISIDKFEEAVQKKKSKYHIHPVKADGIMTRTYPINGMTCNGCRSHVEDTLSKVNDVVNVSVSLEKAEAVVDMKSEISIEKFQDILKKDGGGYTIYKAGQRPEPTKEKIEKPKGKGTGAFYCPMHCEDDKTYDKPGDCPVCGMDLVEEQNLFATSGDQWTCPMHPEIVKDEAGACPICGMDLVPMEPDLSSEEKTYKKLLKKFWIALGFTLPIFLMAMSEMIPNNPLYDLMEQKWWNWVQFGLSIPVVFYATWMFFERAYRSIKTWNLNMFTLIGIGAGVAWLFSVFGMFFPDFFPEQFKTDSGAVHVYFEAATVILTLVLMGQVLEARAHSKTNSAVKELLKLAPNKAVRVVDGNEKEVSIDQIEKEDILRVKPGDKIPVDGVITEGNTTVDESMISGEPIPVDKAEKDKVSSGTINGNQSFLMKAEKVGSDTLLSQIIHMVNDASRSRAPIQKLADTVSGYFVPVVVLISLITFAVWAIWGPNPAYVYALVNAIAVLIIACPCALGLATPMSIMVGVGKGAQNGVLIKNAEALEKMDKVNTLIVDKTGTITEGKPTVEKIGVFGSNFSENEILKFIASLNSSSEHPLAEATVKYGKEQNTEFSKTENFSAVTGKGVEGTVDGKKLDLGNAKMMEYANATISTEMEAEVQSFQKQGKTVSYLAIDGEVSGYVMIGDKIKKTSAKAIKELQDKGISVIMLTGDNHDTAQAVASELNLADFKAGMLPENKLQEVEKLQNEGKVVAMAGDGINDAPALAKSDVGIAMGTGTDVAIESAMITLVKGDLHGIVKARNLSDAVMKNIKENLFFALIYNTLGIPIAAGLLYPFFGILLSPMIAALAMSFSSVSVIGNALRLRTKSIN, from the coding sequence ATGAAACATACATATCAAATTGAAGGAATGACCTGTAAGGGTTGTATGAGAAACGTTAAATCAGCCTTGTGCGATGTTCCAGATGTTATCGATGTTGATATAGACTTAGATGCATCAACTGCAACCATTGAAATGCAAAACCACATCTCAATAGATAAATTTGAAGAAGCGGTACAAAAAAAGAAAAGCAAATACCATATACATCCAGTTAAAGCCGATGGTATAATGACGCGCACCTATCCGATAAATGGAATGACCTGCAATGGTTGTAGGTCGCACGTAGAAGATACACTTTCCAAAGTAAATGATGTTGTAAACGTATCTGTAAGCTTGGAAAAAGCCGAGGCGGTTGTTGATATGAAATCTGAAATATCAATAGAAAAATTTCAGGATATCCTAAAGAAAGATGGTGGCGGTTATACAATTTACAAGGCAGGTCAGCGTCCTGAACCTACTAAGGAAAAGATTGAAAAGCCAAAAGGCAAAGGAACGGGTGCGTTCTATTGCCCAATGCATTGCGAGGATGATAAGACCTATGACAAACCGGGGGATTGTCCAGTATGTGGAATGGATTTGGTCGAAGAACAAAATTTATTTGCTACTTCAGGTGATCAATGGACCTGCCCGATGCACCCTGAAATCGTAAAGGACGAAGCGGGTGCCTGTCCTATTTGTGGGATGGATCTCGTCCCGATGGAACCAGATCTTTCTTCTGAAGAAAAGACCTACAAAAAACTGCTTAAAAAATTCTGGATAGCACTGGGTTTTACATTGCCCATTTTCTTAATGGCAATGAGCGAAATGATTCCAAATAATCCATTGTACGATTTGATGGAACAGAAATGGTGGAACTGGGTTCAGTTTGGTTTATCCATCCCTGTAGTATTCTATGCTACGTGGATGTTTTTTGAACGCGCTTACCGCAGTATCAAAACGTGGAATTTGAATATGTTTACGCTTATTGGCATAGGGGCGGGCGTTGCGTGGCTTTTCAGTGTATTCGGGATGTTCTTTCCAGATTTCTTCCCTGAACAATTTAAAACGGATTCTGGCGCAGTACACGTTTATTTTGAAGCTGCTACCGTAATCCTCACATTAGTTTTAATGGGACAAGTATTGGAAGCCCGTGCACATAGTAAAACCAATTCCGCAGTCAAGGAATTACTAAAATTGGCACCTAATAAAGCGGTGCGAGTGGTAGACGGTAACGAAAAAGAAGTTTCTATTGACCAGATTGAAAAAGAGGATATCCTAAGAGTTAAACCGGGCGATAAAATTCCCGTGGATGGCGTAATTACGGAAGGAAATACAACTGTAGATGAATCTATGATCTCGGGAGAGCCTATTCCAGTTGATAAAGCTGAAAAAGATAAGGTAAGCAGTGGAACCATAAATGGCAATCAATCTTTCTTGATGAAAGCCGAAAAAGTGGGTAGCGACACCTTACTTTCCCAGATTATACATATGGTAAATGATGCGAGTCGCAGTCGCGCGCCTATTCAGAAATTGGCTGATACGGTTTCCGGTTATTTTGTTCCAGTAGTGGTTCTAATTTCCTTAATTACTTTTGCAGTTTGGGCGATATGGGGACCAAATCCAGCTTATGTATATGCCTTGGTCAATGCCATTGCAGTGCTTATTATTGCGTGTCCCTGTGCATTAGGATTGGCTACGCCAATGTCTATAATGGTAGGGGTTGGCAAAGGAGCGCAAAACGGGGTATTAATAAAAAATGCTGAAGCGCTGGAGAAAATGGACAAGGTGAATACCCTTATCGTAGATAAAACAGGAACGATTACAGAAGGAAAACCTACCGTCGAGAAAATAGGTGTTTTTGGTTCAAATTTTTCCGAAAATGAAATTCTAAAATTCATCGCTTCCCTAAACAGTTCCAGTGAGCACCCACTTGCAGAAGCGACTGTAAAATACGGAAAAGAGCAAAATACCGAATTCTCTAAAACCGAAAACTTCAGCGCAGTAACAGGAAAAGGAGTAGAAGGAACGGTTGATGGGAAAAAGCTTGATCTGGGAAATGCAAAAATGATGGAGTACGCTAATGCAACTATCTCAACAGAAATGGAAGCCGAAGTACAATCTTTTCAGAAACAAGGAAAAACAGTTTCATATTTGGCGATAGACGGTGAAGTTTCGGGTTACGTAATGATAGGCGATAAAATTAAAAAGACAAGTGCCAAGGCCATTAAAGAACTGCAAGATAAGGGTATCTCGGTAATAATGTTGACGGGCGATAATCACGACACCGCACAAGCCGTGGCAAGCGAACTCAATCTCGCCGATTTTAAGGCAGGAATGCTCCCCGAAAATAAATTGCAGGAAGTGGAAAAACTGCAAAACGAAGGCAAAGTAGTTGCAATGGCAGGCGACGGTATCAACGATGCACCTGCTTTGGCCAAAAGTGATGTGGGGATTGCAATGGGAACGGGAACAGATGTGGCGATTGAAAGCGCAATGATCACATTGGTCAAAGGCGATCTGCACGGTATCGTAAAAGCAAGGAATTTGAGCGACGCGGTTATGAAAAACATTAAGGAAAACCTGTTTTTCGCCCTCATCTATAACACCTTGGGAATCCCCATAGCCGCTGGTTTACTTTACCCTTTCTTTGGAATTTTATTATCCCCAATGATTGCGGCCTTGGCAATGAGCTTCAGTTCGGTTTCCGTTATAGGAAATGCACTCAGATTACGAACAAAATCTATCAACTAA
- a CDS encoding helix-turn-helix domain-containing protein produces MKVKLKNMVCDRCKTVLKQELKQAGIDILSIELGELIVMDEASVSQSVLKEIAERNGFEVIDSNTSVLVENVKTALIKKVESLQGLNEKMSTFLSNELNVDYSVISKSFSASTGITVEKYLIKLKVEKTKELLQMGNKTFAEIAYSLDYNSGSHLAKQFKNMTGMSMTQYRKLQKWNRRTLDRIV; encoded by the coding sequence ATGAAGGTTAAACTGAAAAATATGGTTTGCGACCGTTGCAAAACGGTCCTAAAACAAGAATTAAAGCAAGCAGGAATAGATATTTTATCTATTGAATTGGGCGAATTAATCGTTATGGATGAAGCGTCAGTTAGTCAAAGTGTTTTAAAAGAGATAGCAGAACGTAATGGATTTGAAGTTATTGATAGTAATACTTCCGTTCTAGTAGAGAATGTTAAAACAGCTTTGATAAAGAAAGTCGAAAGCCTCCAAGGCTTAAACGAAAAGATGTCCACTTTCCTTTCCAATGAACTCAATGTTGATTACTCTGTCATTAGCAAGTCTTTCAGTGCTTCAACAGGAATTACAGTCGAAAAATATCTAATAAAACTGAAAGTAGAAAAAACAAAAGAACTATTGCAAATGGGCAATAAGACTTTTGCTGAAATAGCATATTCCTTGGATTATAATAGTGGAAGCCATCTCGCAAAGCAATTTAAAAATATGACGGGGATGTCAATGACCCAATACAGGAAACTACAAAAATGGAATCGTAGGACGCTGGATAGAATTGTATAA